A single Mercenaria mercenaria strain notata chromosome 9, MADL_Memer_1, whole genome shotgun sequence DNA region contains:
- the LOC123546408 gene encoding uncharacterized protein LOC123546408 isoform X1: MYFLIFDDMGPRMMELLLGLLLAMTVVTTDGSCIAQRIPLHKGSVMATSRDSYYQEGDIFNRNCSAIPSRKYIGWCPNPHDNNPKIQINLPGAIAVHGLVFQTTLASCPAATHNFGTEAFLETFDLQYVLPGDNTNTLMSYGEDLPALNGMSAEKTLKFDPPLVTRILTLTPKSHNIYPCFRFAVVGCGADSLCQPGYCMNGGKCAGENFCTCTQGFVGDRCNMTAKDIEQQDYSFMDITNNKLNTPYAEFDVVGDVTLSQNRRRDHHHGRSCHFHSHHDHHHSHHSYCQYSHSHHHHGNSHCMHGLTNHHHGFTTSMHVQHGHNHHGHHYIYSNGGHLHGHHGCSLSYHTAQKVLNFVVSTLTHKWSVSVNVNLGNQQNHISTSWHPQMGAHVHVNNQLVGSCGQPKPHSTPHTQTVPLRLGSGHLKVGTNVNINMNMSIGGLNMYPAPAQSLSKLGMTGPFTPAPPTSMPQPTTSAPVSATTTHGPQPTPQHVHVPFTKAPLTTASTPSTTVDHRPVCYTYANETTIGGSKAHTRCQTGEVCTLYEDGNKKYIAKCLEKSLCEAGKRLAHGKCWQCCDTYLCNDNCSATSSGQCADKSQCAVMLSTGYDVCSDTKMAVDICSKTCKIC; encoded by the exons ATGGAAGTTGCATAGCTCAGCGTATTCCCCTTCACAAAGGTTCGGTAATGGCCACATCCAGAGACTCCTACTATCAGGAAGGGGACATATTTAATAGAAACTGCTCAG CAATACCAAGTCGGAAATATATCGGATGGTGCCCGAACCCACACGACAATAATCCTAAAATCCAAATCAACTTGCCTGGAGCCATCGCTGTACATGGATTGGTATTTCAGACAACGTTGGCGTCTTGCCCGGCAGCGACGCACAATTTTGGAACAGAAGCGTTCCTGGAGACGTTCGACTTGCAGTATGTTCTCCCTGGAGATAACACGAACACGCTAATGTCGTATGGTGAA GACTTACCGGCTTTAAACGGAATGTCGGCGGAAAAGACATTAAAGTTTGATCCACCTTTGGTGACCAGGATTCTGACACTAACTCCAAAATCACACAACATCTATCCATGTTTTAGATTTGCTGTTGTCGGATGTGGGGCAGACA GTTTGTGTCAACCAGGATATTGTATGAACGGGGGGAAATGCGCCGGAGAAAATTTCTGCACTTGCACCCAAGGTTTTGTCGGGGACCGCTGCAATATGACAG CTAAAGATATCGAGCAGCAAGATTACAGTTTCATGGACATAACAAACAACAAACTAAATACCCCCTACGCTGAGTTTGACGTCGTTGGTGACGTAACACTCTCGCAAAACCGTCGACGAGACCATCACCACGGGCGCTCCTGTCATTTCCACAGCCATCATGATCACCACCATAGTCACCATAGCTACTGCCAGTACAGCCATAGCCACCATCACCATGGTAATAGCCACTGCATGCATGGTTTAACGAACCATCACCATGGCTTCACAACGTCAATGCACGTTCAACACGGGCACAATCACCATGGACATCACTATATTTACTCTAACGGTGGCCACCTACATGGTCATCATGGATGTTCATTGAGTTATCATACTGCTCAAAAGGTCCTCAATTTTGTCGTAAGCACCCTTACTCACAAATGGAGTGTTTCAGTAAATGTGAATTTAGGAAATCAGCAAAATCATATCTCGACATCTTGGCATCCACAAATGGGCGCTCATGTCCATGTGAACAACCAACTTGTTGGTTCATGCGGCCAGCCCAAACCACACAGCACACCCCATACACAGACGGTTCCCCTACGACTGGGTAGCGGCCACTTGAAAGTTGGCACGAATGTCAACATAAATATGAACATGTCAATTGGTGGACTGAATATGTACCCAGCACCGGCACAATCCTTGTCTAAACTGGGAATGACAG GCCCATTCACACCTGCACCACCGACATCCATGCCACAGCCAACAACCTCAGCACCAGTTTCGGCCACAACTACACATGGACCCCAGCCTACACCTC AGCATGTACATGTACCCTTCACAAAGGCACCTTTGACAACGGCTTCTACACCGAGTACAACag TTGACCACCGACCAGTCTGTTATACATATGCTAACGAAACGACCATTGGAGGTTCCAAGGCCCATACTAGATGTCAGACAGGGGAG GTATGCACCTTGTATGAAGACGGCAACAAAAAATACATAGCCAAATGTCTAGAGAAAAGT CTTTGTGAAGCAGGAAAGAGGTTAGCACATGGTAAATGCTGGCAGTGCTGTGACACCTATCTCTGCAATGATAATTGTTCAG CGACTTCTTCCGGGCAGTGTGCTGACAAAAGTCAGTGTGCCGTTATGTTATCCACCGGATATGACGTATGCAGTGACACGAAGATGGCTGTTGATATATGCAGCAAAACCTGCAAAATATGCTGA
- the LOC123546408 gene encoding uncharacterized protein LOC123546408 isoform X2, with the protein MMELLLGLLLAMTVVTTDGSCIAQRIPLHKGSVMATSRDSYYQEGDIFNRNCSAIPSRKYIGWCPNPHDNNPKIQINLPGAIAVHGLVFQTTLASCPAATHNFGTEAFLETFDLQYVLPGDNTNTLMSYGEDLPALNGMSAEKTLKFDPPLVTRILTLTPKSHNIYPCFRFAVVGCGADSLCQPGYCMNGGKCAGENFCTCTQGFVGDRCNMTAKDIEQQDYSFMDITNNKLNTPYAEFDVVGDVTLSQNRRRDHHHGRSCHFHSHHDHHHSHHSYCQYSHSHHHHGNSHCMHGLTNHHHGFTTSMHVQHGHNHHGHHYIYSNGGHLHGHHGCSLSYHTAQKVLNFVVSTLTHKWSVSVNVNLGNQQNHISTSWHPQMGAHVHVNNQLVGSCGQPKPHSTPHTQTVPLRLGSGHLKVGTNVNINMNMSIGGLNMYPAPAQSLSKLGMTGPFTPAPPTSMPQPTTSAPVSATTTHGPQPTPQHVHVPFTKAPLTTASTPSTTVDHRPVCYTYANETTIGGSKAHTRCQTGEVCTLYEDGNKKYIAKCLEKSLCEAGKRLAHGKCWQCCDTYLCNDNCSATSSGQCADKSQCAVMLSTGYDVCSDTKMAVDICSKTCKIC; encoded by the exons ATGGAAGTTGCATAGCTCAGCGTATTCCCCTTCACAAAGGTTCGGTAATGGCCACATCCAGAGACTCCTACTATCAGGAAGGGGACATATTTAATAGAAACTGCTCAG CAATACCAAGTCGGAAATATATCGGATGGTGCCCGAACCCACACGACAATAATCCTAAAATCCAAATCAACTTGCCTGGAGCCATCGCTGTACATGGATTGGTATTTCAGACAACGTTGGCGTCTTGCCCGGCAGCGACGCACAATTTTGGAACAGAAGCGTTCCTGGAGACGTTCGACTTGCAGTATGTTCTCCCTGGAGATAACACGAACACGCTAATGTCGTATGGTGAA GACTTACCGGCTTTAAACGGAATGTCGGCGGAAAAGACATTAAAGTTTGATCCACCTTTGGTGACCAGGATTCTGACACTAACTCCAAAATCACACAACATCTATCCATGTTTTAGATTTGCTGTTGTCGGATGTGGGGCAGACA GTTTGTGTCAACCAGGATATTGTATGAACGGGGGGAAATGCGCCGGAGAAAATTTCTGCACTTGCACCCAAGGTTTTGTCGGGGACCGCTGCAATATGACAG CTAAAGATATCGAGCAGCAAGATTACAGTTTCATGGACATAACAAACAACAAACTAAATACCCCCTACGCTGAGTTTGACGTCGTTGGTGACGTAACACTCTCGCAAAACCGTCGACGAGACCATCACCACGGGCGCTCCTGTCATTTCCACAGCCATCATGATCACCACCATAGTCACCATAGCTACTGCCAGTACAGCCATAGCCACCATCACCATGGTAATAGCCACTGCATGCATGGTTTAACGAACCATCACCATGGCTTCACAACGTCAATGCACGTTCAACACGGGCACAATCACCATGGACATCACTATATTTACTCTAACGGTGGCCACCTACATGGTCATCATGGATGTTCATTGAGTTATCATACTGCTCAAAAGGTCCTCAATTTTGTCGTAAGCACCCTTACTCACAAATGGAGTGTTTCAGTAAATGTGAATTTAGGAAATCAGCAAAATCATATCTCGACATCTTGGCATCCACAAATGGGCGCTCATGTCCATGTGAACAACCAACTTGTTGGTTCATGCGGCCAGCCCAAACCACACAGCACACCCCATACACAGACGGTTCCCCTACGACTGGGTAGCGGCCACTTGAAAGTTGGCACGAATGTCAACATAAATATGAACATGTCAATTGGTGGACTGAATATGTACCCAGCACCGGCACAATCCTTGTCTAAACTGGGAATGACAG GCCCATTCACACCTGCACCACCGACATCCATGCCACAGCCAACAACCTCAGCACCAGTTTCGGCCACAACTACACATGGACCCCAGCCTACACCTC AGCATGTACATGTACCCTTCACAAAGGCACCTTTGACAACGGCTTCTACACCGAGTACAACag TTGACCACCGACCAGTCTGTTATACATATGCTAACGAAACGACCATTGGAGGTTCCAAGGCCCATACTAGATGTCAGACAGGGGAG GTATGCACCTTGTATGAAGACGGCAACAAAAAATACATAGCCAAATGTCTAGAGAAAAGT CTTTGTGAAGCAGGAAAGAGGTTAGCACATGGTAAATGCTGGCAGTGCTGTGACACCTATCTCTGCAATGATAATTGTTCAG CGACTTCTTCCGGGCAGTGTGCTGACAAAAGTCAGTGTGCCGTTATGTTATCCACCGGATATGACGTATGCAGTGACACGAAGATGGCTGTTGATATATGCAGCAAAACCTGCAAAATATGCTGA